A genome region from Setaria italica strain Yugu1 chromosome III, Setaria_italica_v2.0, whole genome shotgun sequence includes the following:
- the LOC101778232 gene encoding LOW QUALITY PROTEIN: putative disease resistance protein At3g14460 (The sequence of the model RefSeq protein was modified relative to this genomic sequence to represent the inferred CDS: inserted 2 bases in 1 codon) produces MAHEKLMVKMALASLRWVASPIANKLLADASTYLGMDMSRELQELESTILPQFELVIEAAEKSPHRGKLEKWLQDLKAAFYNAEDVLDEHEYNKLKRNAKQSKWAAMACGGSWPPGRLANLHPGNRRLLRQVNELKDILVKAKSFRKQLGVLPAVGDSSQSQGTATATTSFPTSKVLGRDMERDHIIQFLLNDEASSGSGSARISSLAIVGLGGMGKSTLAQYVYNDKRVEEYFGKRMWVCISRKLDVRRHTREIIESAEKGECPIVDNLDTLQYKLRDILQKSERFLLVLDDVWFDESNVERDWEQLLAPLASKQRGSKILVTSRRNVFPAALCCQEVFDLQDMEDSAFLTLLREHAFSGAEIRDAQLRMNLKXDAKKIARRLGQSPLAAKTVGSQLSRKKDVTTWTAALRSDNLSEPMTALLWSYEKLDPRLQRCFLYCSLFPKGHKYNGRELVHLWTAEGFIDLSSQSRRMEDIGSNYLNELIACSFLQPGSDRFGFRCYIMHDLLHDLAEKLSRDDCFRLEDDDMAEIPCTVRHLSVHVKSMKQHKQSICKLRHLRTVICIGPLVDDADDVFHQVLQNLKRLRVLYMCFYNKEKLPESVGELKHLRYLNVIQTTISEFPASLCTLYHLQILLFSYRVQSLPKKLCNLSKLLSFEPYGEAGSYGKRLYAELPQIPYIGKLTSLQNLDEFRVQKQKGYELRQLRDMNGLGGRLSITHLENVTRKDEAAEMMLHKKRYLEFLRLIWSSESDSHAEDSLHLDILEGLRPPAQLEGLAIEGYKSHRYPSWLLEGSYFDNLDFFRLHDCTALEGLPLNTEVFRHCSRLVISDVPNLKTLPCLPEGMAFVSIEGCPLLMFISSNEMREHDKREKIVMPEQLVSQLCLIWELDSESYPLIKRNLHEEHSSLKQLTPLVDADISQHLQTISGTLEQEKDEVYDKETIIKAWLCCHEQRIKLLYWTNIGQQLLLPSTLDDLSLSSCSITNGALGVCLGSLTLLRELSLTRIMTLTALPSEEVFQHLTALDDLRIDSCWCLRSLGGLRAATFVTEVSIECCPSLELTCGAESMPLSLETLSIDGCVLAADFLSNGLTHLKHLHMYRCRSSASLSIGHLTSLESLQLHNVPDLCMLEGLSSLQLQDVGLVDVPKLSAGSISQCCVQKSLCVSRSDIFNHLLSAEGCTGPEQVQIQSCNETSIFFETSANFTSVKELVISECRIQSLPKNMKDLSCMEKLEIAECPNISSLPDLPSSLKQITIYNCKLLSKDCREPDGISWPKIAHIPWRYIN; encoded by the exons GAAATGGCTCCAGGACCTCAAAGCGGCCTTCTACAACGCCGAGGACGTGCTGGATGAGCACGAGTACAACAAGCTCAAGCGCAACGCGAAGCAGAGCAAGTGGGCTGCCATGGCCTGCGGCGGCTCATGGCCGCCGGGCCGGCTTGCCAACTTGCACCCAGGGAACAGAAGGCTTCTTCGTCAGGTCAATGAGCTGAAGGACATCCTGGTGAAGGCCAAGAGCTTCCGCAAGCAGCTTGGCGTCTTGCCGGCTGTGGGAGATAGTTCACAGTCACAGGGAACTGCAACTGCAACAACATCATTTCCCACATCCAAGGTGTTGGGCCGCGACATGGAGCGCGATCACATAATACAATTTCTTTTAAATGATGAGGCTTCTTCTGGGTCTGGTTCAGCAAGGATCTCAAGTTTGGCCATTGTTGGGCTTGGAGGCATGGGTAAATCCACCTTGGCACAATATGTTTACAATGACAAGAGGGTAGAGGAATACTTTGGTAAAAGGATGTGGGTTTGCATCTCACGCAAACTCGATGTCCGTCGCCATACACGGGAGATTATCGAGTCCGCAGAAAAGGGGGAGTGCCCAATTGTGGATAACCTTGATACTCTCCAGTACAAGTTAAGGGACATTCTGCAGAAATCAGAGAGATTCCTGCTTGTATTGGATGATGTGTGGTTTGATGAATCCAACGTGGAAAGGGACTGGGAGCAACTTCTAGCTCCCCTAGCTTCTAAGCAGAGGGGAAGCAAAATTCTGGTGACTTCTCGGCGCAATGTATTCCCAGCTGCTCTTTGCTGCCAAGAGGTGTTTGATTTACAAGACATGGAAGATTCTGCATTCTTGACACTCCTCAGAGAGCATGCCTTCTCTGGTGCTGAAATCAGAGACGCGCAGTTGCGTATGAACCTGAA AGATGCAAAGAAGATAGCTAGAAGGCTTGGACAATCTCCCTTGGCAGCAAAAACTGTGGGTTCACAGTTGAGTAGGAAAAAGGATGTTACTACATGGACAGCTGCTCTAAGGAGTGACAACTTAAGTGAGCCTATGACAGCTCTGCTGTGGAGTTACGAGAAGTTAGATCCTCGTCTGCAGAGGTGCTTCCTGTATTGCAGCTTATTTCCAAAAGGGCACAAGTATAATGGTCGGGAGTTGGTTCACCTCTGGACAGCAGAGGGTTTTATCGATTTGAGTAGCCAGAGCAGAAGAATGGAAGATATCGGCAGCAATTACCTGAATGAGCTGATCGCTTGTTCATTCTTGCAACCAGGTTCTGATAGATTTGGTTTTCGATGTTATATCATGCATGACCTCTTACATGATTTGGCAGAAAAACTCTCCAGAGATGATTGCTTCAGATTAGAAGATGATGATATGGCAGAAATACCCTGCACCGTTCGGCATCTCTCAGTCCATGTTAAGAGCATGAAGCAGCATAAGCAAAGTATCTGCAAGCTACGCCATCTGCGCACTGTTATCTGTATTGGTCCTCTGGTGGATGATGCAGATGATGTTTTCCATCAGGTACTGCAGAATCTGAAGAGGCTACGTGTTCTCTATATGTGCTTTTACAACAAAGAAAAATTACCTGAATCTGTTGGTGAGTTGAAGCACCTTCGGTATTTGAACGTCATTCAAACCACAATATCAGAATTTCCTGCATCTTTGTGCACTCTTTACCACTTGCAGATCCTTCTGTTCAGTTACAGAGTTCAGAGTTTGCCTAAGAAACTATGCAATTTAAGTAAGTTACTAAGTTTTGAACCATACGGTGAAGCAGGATCCTACGGGAAGAGACTTTATGCAGAGCTGCCTCAAATTCCTTACATAGGCAAGCTAACTTCGCTGCAAAATCTTGATGAATTCCGTGTGCAAAAGCAGAAAGGATATGAGCTGCGACAGCTGAGGGACATGAATGGGCTTGGTGGCAGGTTATCTATTACACATCTCGAGAATGTCACTAGAAAGGATGAAGCTGCAGAGATGATGCTGCATAAGAAAAGATATCTTGAATTTTTGCGACTTATCTGGAGCAGTGAGAGTGACTCGCATGCTGAGGATAGTTTACATCTGGACATTCTAGAAGGTCTGAGGCCACCGGCTCAGTTGGAGGGCCTTGCAATCGAGGGTTACAAATCTCACAGATACCCAAGCTGGTTACTAGAGGGTTCATATTTTGACAATTTGGACTTCTTTCGACTTCATGATTGCACTGCGTTAGAAGGTCTACCACTCAACACCGAGGTCTTTAGGCATTGCTCCAGACTGGTGATCTCGGACGTACCAAACCTGAAGACATTACCTTGTCTGCCAGAAGGCATGGCATTTGTATCAATTGAAGGATGCCCGCTGCTTATGTTTATCTCCAGCAACGAGATGAGAGAACATGATAAGAGAGAAAAGATTGTGATGCCAGAGCAGTTGGTGTCTCAGCTTTGTTTAATCTGGGAGTTGGATTCAGAATCATATCCACTGATTAAGAGGAACCTTCATGAAGAACATTCATCTTTGAAGCAACTGACGCCATTGGTGGATGCTGATATATCCCAACATCTTCAGACCATCAGCGGGACCCTTgaacaagaaaaagatgaagtatatGATAAAGAAACAATCATCAAGGCATGGTTATGTTGCCACGAGCAGAGAATAAAACTTTTGTATTGGACTAATATTGGGCAACAGTTGCTTCTGCCATCAACTCTGGATGACCTTAGTCTTTCTTCATGCAGTATTACAAATGGCGCTTTAGGAGTTTGCCTAGGCAGCCTCACTTTACTAAGAGAACTGTCACTAACAAGGATAATGACTTTAACTGCACTTCCATCAGAAGAGGTCTTCCAACATTTGACAGCACTTGACGACTTGCGGATTGATTCTTGCTGGTGTCTCAGATCATTAGGGGGATTGCGAGCGGCTACCTTTGTTACCGAAGTTTCTATTGAGTGCTGCCCGTCCTTAGAGCTGACATGCGGAGCAGAATCTATGCCGTTGTCTCTTGAGACGCTTAGCATAGATGGCTGTGTGCTTGCAGCTGATTTCTTAAGCAATGGATTGACACATCTGAAACATCTGCACATGTATAGGTGTAGAAGCTCTGCATCCTTGTCAATTGGCCATCTAACCTCCCTCGAATCATTGCAGTTACATAATGTTCCGGATTTATGCATGCTTGAAGGATTGTCTTCGCTGCAACTTCAGGATGTAGGGTTGGTAGATGTCCCGAAGCTGTCTGCGGGATCCATCTCGCAGTGCTGTGTCCAGAAATCACTCTGTGTTAGCAGATCTGATATCTTCAACCACTTGCTCTCAGCTGAAGGCTGTACAGGTCCAGAGCAGGTCCAAATCCAAAGTTGCAACGAGACATCTATTTTCTTTGAGACCTCTGCAAATTTTACGTCTGTCAAGGAGCTGGTAATTTCTGAATGCAGAATTCAGTCACTGCCAAAAAATATGAAGGACCTCTCCTGTATGGAGAAGCTTGAAATTGCGGAGTGCCCAAACATATCATCCTTACCGGATCTGCCAAGTTCCCTCAAGCAAATAACCATATACAATTGTAAACTCTTGTCGAAGGACTGCCGAGAACCTGACGGAATAAGCTGGCCAAAGATCGCCCATATCCCTTGGAGGTACATCAATTGA
- the LOC101778909 gene encoding putative disease resistance protein At3g14460, whose protein sequence is MAHEKLMVTMALASLRWVASPIANKLLADASTYLGMDMSRELQELESTILPQFELVIEAAEKSPHRGKLEKWLQDLKAAFYNAEDVLDEHEYNNLKRNAKQSKWAAMACGGSWPPGRLANLHPGNRRLLRQVNELKDILVKAKSFRQQLGVLPAVGDSSQSQGTATATTSFPTSKVLGRDTERDRIIQFLLNDEASSGSGSARISSLAIVGLGGMGKSTLAQYVYNDKRVEEYFGKRMWVCISRKLDVRRHTREIIESAEKGECPIVDNIDTLQYKLRDILQKSERFLLVLDDVWFDESNVERDWEQLLAPLASKQRGSKILVTSRRNVFPAALCCHEVFDLQDMEDSAFLTLLREHAFSGAEIRDAQLRMNLEEIAKKIARRLGQSPLAAKTVGSQLSRKKDVTTWTAALRSDNLSEPMRALLWSYEKLDPRLQRCFLYCSLFPKGHKYNDRELVHLWTAEGFIDLSSQSRRMKDIGSNYLNELIACSFLQPGSDRFGFGCYIMHDLLHDLAEKLSRDDCFRLEDDDMAEIPCTVRHLSVHVKSMKQHKQSICKLRHLRTVICIGRLVDDADDVFHQVLQNLKRLRVLYMCFYNKEKLPESVGELKHLRYLNVIQTTISEFPASLCTLYHLQILLFSYRVQSLPKKLCNLSKLLSFELYHDGEFYVKFPFAELPQIPYIGKLTSLQNLDEFRVQKQKGYEPRQLRDMNGLGGRLSITHLENVTRKDEAAEMMLHKKRYLKHLDLIWSSESDSHAEDSLHLDILEGLRPPAQLEGLAIEGYKSHRYPSWLLEGSYFDNLDFFRLHDCTALEGLPLNTEVFRHCSRLVISDVPNLKTLPRLPEGITYVSIKGCPLLMFISSNEMREHDKREKIVMPEQLVSQLCLIWELDSGSYPVIKRDLHEEHSFLKQLTPLVDADISQHLQTISRTLEQEKDEEYDKETIIKAWLCCHEQRIELLYGTNIGQQLLLPSTLNHLCLSSCSITNGALGVCLGSLTLLRRLSLTRIMTLTALPSEEVFQHLTALDDLRIDSCWCLRSLGGLRAATFVTEVSIECCPSLELTCGAESMPLSLETLSIDGCVLAADFLSNGLTHLKHLHMYRCRSSASLSIGHLTSLESLQLHNVPDLCMLEGLSSLQLQDVGLVDVPKLSAGSISQCCVQKSLCVSRSDIFNHLLSAEGCTGPEQVQIQSCNETSIFFEASANFTSVKELVISECRIQSLPKNMKDLSCMEKLEIAECPNISSLPDLPSSLKQITIYNCKLLSKNCREPDGISWPKIAHIPWRYIN, encoded by the coding sequence ATGGCTCATGAAAAGCTCATGGTGACGATGGCGTTGGCCAGCCTACGATGGGTGGCATCGCCAATTGCCAATAAGCTCCTCGCCGACGCCTCAACCTACCTTGGCATGGACATGTCGCGTGAGCTCCAAGAACTGGAGAGCACCATCCTGCCCCAGTTCGAGCTGGTGATCGAGGCGGCGGAGAAGAGCCCTCACAGGGGCAAGCTGGAGAAATGGCTCCAGGACCTCAAAGCGGCCTTCTACAACGCCGAGGACGTGCTGGATGAGCACGAGTACAACAACCTCAAGCGCAACGCGAAGCAGAGCAAGTGGGCTGCCATGGCCTGCGGCGGCTCATGGCCGCCGGGCAGGCTTGCCAACTTGCACCCAGGGAACAGAAGGCTTCTTCGTCAGGTCAATGAGCTGAAGGACATCCTGGTGAAGGCCAAGAGCTTCCGCCAGCAGCTTGGCGTCTTGCCGGCTGTGGGAGATAGTTCGCAGTCACAGGGAACTGCAACTGCAACAACATCATTTCCCACTTCCAAGGTGTTGGGCCGCGACACGGAGCGCGATCGCATAATACAATTTCTTTTAAATGATGAGGCTTCTTCTGGGTCTGGTTCAGCAAGGATCTCAAGTTTGGCCATTGTTGGGCTTGGAGGCATGGGTAAATCCACCTTGGCACAATATGTTTACAATGACAAGAGGGTAGAGGAATACTTTGGTAAAAGGATGTGGGTTTGCATCTCACGCAAACTCGATGTCCGTCGCCACACACGGGAGATTATCGAGTCCGCAGAAAAGGGGGAGTGCCCAATCGTGGATAACATTGATACTCTCCAGTACAAGTTAAGGGACATTCTGCAAAAATCAGAGAGATTCCTGCTTGTATTGGATGATGTGTGGTTTGATGAATCCAATGTGGAAAGGGACTGGGAGCAACTTCTAGCTCCCCTAGCTTCTAAGCAGAGGGGAAGCAAAATTCTTGTGACTTCTCGGCGCAATGTATTTCCAGCTGCTCTTTGCTGCCACGAGGTGTTTGATTTACAAGACATGGAAGATTCTGCATTCTTGACACTCCTCAGAGAACATGCCTTCTCTGGAGCTGAAATCAGAGACGCGCAGTTGCGTATGAACCTCGAAGAGATTGCAAAGAAGATAGCTAGAAGGCTTGGACAATCTCCCTTGGCAGCAAAAACTGTGGGTTCACAGTTGAGTAGGAAAAAGGATGTTACTACATGGACAGCGGCTCTAAGGAGTGACAACTTAAGTGAGCCTATGAGAGCTCTGCTGTGGAGTTACGAGAAGTTAGATCCTCGTCTGCAGAGGTGCTTTCTGTATTGCAGTTTATTTCCAAAAGGGCACAAGTATAAtgatcgggagttggttcaccTCTGGACAGCAGAGGGTTTTATCGATTTGAGTAGCCAGAGCAGAAGAATGAAAGATATCGGCAGCAATTACCTGAATGAGTTGATCGCTTGTTCATTCTTGCAACCAGGTTCTGATAGATTTGGTTTTGGATGTTATATCATGCATGACCTCTTACATGATTTGGCAGAAAAACTCTCCAGAGATGATTGCTTCAGATTAGAAGATGATGATATGGCAGAAATACCCTGCACCGTTCGGCATCTCTCAGTCCATGTTAAGAGCATGAAGCAGCATAAGCAAAGTATCTGCAAGCTACGCCATCTGCGCACTGTTATCTGTATTGGTCGTCTGGTGGATGATGCAGATGATGTTTTCCATCAGGTACTGCAGAATCTGAAGAGGCTACGTGTTCTCTATATGTGCTTTTACAACAAAGAAAAATTACCTGAATCTGTTGGTGAGTTGAAGCACCTTCGGTATTTGAACGTCATTCAAACCACAATATCAGAATTTCCTGCATCTTTGTGCACTCTTTACCACTTGCAGATCCTTCTGTTCAGTTACAGAGTTCAGAGTTTGCCTAAGAAACTATGCAATTTAAGTAAGTTACTAAGTTTTGAACTATATCATGATGGAGAATTCTACGTGAAGTTCCCTTTTGCAGAGCTGCCTCAAATTCCTTACATAGGCAAGCTAACTTCGCTTCAAAATCTTGATGAATTCCGTGTGCAAAAGCAGAAAGGATATGAGCCGCGACAGCTGAGGGACATGAATGGGCTTGGTGGCAGGTTATCTATTACACATCTCGAGAATGTCACTAGAAAGGATGAAGCTGCAGAGATGATGCTGCATAAGAAAAGGTATCTTAAACATTTGGATCTTATCTGGAGCAGTGAGAGTGACTCGCATGCTGAGGATAGTTTACATCTGGACATTCTAGAAGGTCTGAGGCCACCGGCTCAGTTGGAGGGCCTTGCAATCGAGGGTTACAAATCTCACAGATACCCAAGCTGGTTACTAGAGGGTTCATATTTTGACAATTTGGACTTCTTTCGACTTCATGATTGCACTGCGTTAGAAGGTCTACCACTCAACACCGAGGTCTTTAGGCATTGCTCCAGACTGGTGATCTCGGACGTACCAAACCTGAAGACATTACCTCGTCTGCCAGAAGGCATTACATATGTATCAATTAAAGGATGCCCGCTGCTTATGTTTATCTCCAGCAACGAGATGAGAGAACATGATAAGAGAGAAAAGATTGTGATGCCAGAGCAATTGGTGTCTCAGCTTTGTTTAATCTGGGAGTTGGATTCAGGATCATATCCAGTGATTAAGAGGGACCTTCATGAAGAACATTCATTTTTGAAGCAACTGACGCCATTGGTGGATGCTGATATATCCCAACATCTTCAGACCATCAGCAGGACCCTTgaacaagaaaaagatgaaGAATATGATAAAGAAACAATCATCAAGGCATGGTTATGTTGCCACGAGCAGAGAATAGAACTCTTGTACGGGACTAATATTGGGCAACAGTTGCTTCTGCCATCAACTCTGAATCACCTGTGTCTTTCTTCATGCAGTATTACAAATGGCGCTTTAGGAGTTTGCCTAGGCAGCCTCACTTTACTAAGAAGACTGTCACTAACAAGGATAATGACTTTAACTGCACTTCCATCAGAAGAGGTCTTCCAACATTTGACAGCACTTGACGACTTGCGGATTGATTCTTGCTGGTGTCTCAGATCATTAGGGGGATTGCGAGCGGCTACCTTTGTTACCGAAGTTTCTATTGAGTGCTGCCCGTCCTTAGAGCTGACATGCGGAGCAGAATCTATGCCGTTGTCTCTTGAGACGCTTAGCATAGATGGCTGTGTGCTTGCAGCTGATTTCTTAAGCAATGGATTGACACATCTGAAACATCTGCACATGTATAGGTGTAGAAGCTCTGCATCCTTGTCAATTGGCCATCTAACCTCCCTCGAATCATTGCAGTTACATAATGTTCCGGATTTATGCATGCTTGAAGGATTGTCTTCGCTGCAACTTCAGGATGTAGGGTTGGTAGATGTCCCGAAGCTGTCTGCGGGATCCATCTCGCAGTGCTGTGTCCAGAAATCACTCTGTGTTAGCAGATCTGATATCTTCAACCACTTGCTCTCAGCTGAAGGCTGTACAGGTCCAGAGCAGGTCCAAATCCAAAGTTGCAACGAGACATCTATTTTCTTTGAGGCATCTGCAAATTTTACGTCTGTCAAGGAGCTGGTAATTTCTGAATGCAGAATTCAGTCACTGCCAAAAAATATGAAGGACCTCTCCTGTATGGAGAAGCTTGAAATTGCGGAGTGCCCAAACATATCATCCTTACCGGATCTGCCAAGTTCCCTCAAGCAAATAACCATATACAATTGTAAACTCTTGTCGAAGAACTGCCGAGAACCTGACGGAATAAGCTGGCCAAAGATCGCCCATATCCCTTGGAGGTACATCAATTGA
- the LOC101779318 gene encoding mediator of RNA polymerase II transcription subunit 19a, which produces MDSDEKKFGKGPRELTGAVDLINHYKLLPHHDFFCKKPLPPAISDTHYLHNVVGDTEIRKGEGMELDQLVQNAYMRDKPAFIQPFDMEILGQAFQLRETAPVDLPSAEKGIPTISGKPKSESKDKEKKHKKHKDKDRDKDKEHKKHKHRHKDRSKDKDKDKDKDKKKDKSVHHDSAGDHSKKHHDKKRKHEGNEDSADVHKHKKSKHKSSKTDEMGNGLS; this is translated from the exons ATGGATTCTGATGAAAAGAAGTTTGGAAAAG GGCCTAGGGAGCTCACTGGTGCTGTTGATTTAATCAACCACTACAAACTGCTGCCGCACCATGATTTCTTTTGCAAGAAACCTTTGCCACCGGCAATCTCAGATACACATTATCTTCACAATGTTGTGGGAGACACTGAAATTCGCAAAGGAGAAGGGATGGAGCTGGATCAACTTGTTCAGAATGCATATATGAGGGATAAGCCTGCTTTTATTCAGCCCTTTGATATGGAAATACTGGGGCAAGCATTCCAGCTTCGAGAAACAGCTCCAGTAGATTTGCCCTCT GCTGAAAAGGGTATACCTACTATTTCGGGTAAACCGAAAAGTGAGTCCAAGGACAAAGAGAAGAAACATAAAAAGCACAAAGACAAAGACCGGGATAAAGACAAGGAGCATAAGAAGCATAAACATCGGCATAAAGATCGGAGTAAGGACAAAGATAAAGACAAGGACAAGGataagaaaaaggataaaagtGTGCATCATGATTCTGCAGGCGATCATTCAAAGAAACATCATGATAAG AAGAGGAAGCATGAGGGAAATGAGGATTCGGCGGATGTGCATAAGCACAAGAAGAGCAAG CACAAGAGTTCCAAAACCGATGAAATGGGGAATGGACTTAGCTAA